The Sphingomonas sp. LY54 genome includes a region encoding these proteins:
- a CDS encoding deoxyguanosinetriphosphate triphosphohydrolase, whose translation MKPYASDPARSRGRLHGGGGGEVRGPRDAFQRDRDRIIHSIPFRRLRQKTQVFIAPDGDHFRVRLTHSLEVAQIGRTMARALGLNEDLTEALCLAHDIGHPPFGHAGEDALQEAMADAGGFDHNAHTLRLLTRLETPYPHHDGLNLSWETLEGLAKHNGPVARSPWALAEADSEFPLDLSTWPSLEAQVAAIADDIAYDNHDIDDGLRAGLITLEDLLDVPCVRRNWAAVEARFTGMERSRLLPEMVRDQIGAMVNDVIGETERRIAASGIASADDARGYGRALVGFSDAGAGEERQLKTFLYARIYRSPRVDAVAREAQRVLARLFAAYRDDPGLLPPEWRVEGDEAAVLRRIGDFIAGMTDRYAIARHQELVGPVELPEGF comes from the coding sequence CTGAAGCCCTACGCGTCCGATCCGGCGCGCTCGCGCGGCCGGCTCCACGGCGGGGGAGGGGGCGAGGTTCGCGGCCCCCGCGACGCTTTCCAGCGCGACCGCGACCGGATCATCCACTCGATCCCGTTCCGCCGGCTGCGGCAGAAGACGCAGGTGTTCATCGCGCCCGACGGCGACCATTTCCGCGTCCGCCTGACCCACAGCCTCGAAGTAGCCCAGATCGGCCGGACGATGGCGCGGGCGCTCGGCCTCAACGAGGATCTGACCGAGGCTTTGTGCCTCGCCCACGATATCGGCCACCCGCCGTTCGGCCATGCCGGCGAGGATGCGCTCCAGGAGGCGATGGCGGACGCCGGCGGGTTCGATCACAATGCCCATACTCTGCGCCTGCTGACGCGGCTGGAGACGCCTTATCCCCACCATGACGGGTTGAACCTCAGCTGGGAGACGCTGGAAGGCCTCGCCAAGCATAATGGCCCCGTTGCGCGATCGCCCTGGGCGCTCGCCGAAGCGGATTCCGAATTTCCGCTGGACCTGTCGACCTGGCCGAGTCTCGAGGCGCAGGTCGCCGCGATCGCCGACGACATCGCCTACGACAATCACGATATCGACGACGGCCTGCGCGCCGGCCTCATCACGCTCGAGGATCTGCTCGATGTGCCGTGTGTCCGCCGGAACTGGGCGGCCGTCGAGGCCCGCTTCACCGGCATGGAGCGGAGCCGGCTGCTGCCGGAAATGGTGCGCGACCAGATCGGGGCGATGGTCAACGACGTGATCGGCGAGACGGAGCGCCGCATCGCGGCGTCGGGCATCGCGAGCGCCGACGATGCTCGCGGGTACGGTCGGGCGTTGGTCGGCTTCTCGGATGCGGGGGCGGGCGAGGAACGTCAGCTTAAGACATTCCTCTACGCCCGCATCTACCGCTCGCCGCGCGTGGATGCCGTGGCGCGCGAGGCGCAGAGGGTGCTGGCGCGGCTGTTCGCGGCCTATCGCGACGATCCCGGTCTGCTGCCCCCCGAATGGCGGGTCGAGGGCGACGAAGCGGCCGTGCTGCGCCGGATCGGCGACTTCATTGCCGGAATGACCGACCGTTATGCGATCGCGCGCCACCAAGAGCTGGTCGGGCCGGTCGAGCTGCCCGAGGGCTTCTGA
- a CDS encoding NAD(P)H-binding protein — protein sequence MRIALIGATGLVGSALLDQLLATGDVEVHSISRRPSGRAHRRLQEHVALPERWPEIAGGIGANAAVSTLGTTMRAAGSQAAFRAVDLEMVVAFAAAARAAGVGRMVAVSSVGADAGSRNFYLRTKGEMEQSLEALDFARLDILQPGLLRGERAAEPRPAERLGTLLSPLTNLLLRGRLDRFAAIDANIVAAAAASALQQGPPGLYTHDNRAIRHLAGR from the coding sequence ATGCGCATCGCGCTGATCGGCGCCACCGGGCTGGTCGGTTCGGCGCTTCTCGATCAGCTGCTCGCCACGGGGGATGTCGAGGTTCATTCCATCTCGCGTCGGCCCAGCGGCCGAGCCCACCGACGCCTGCAGGAGCACGTGGCGCTGCCGGAGCGATGGCCGGAGATTGCGGGCGGGATCGGCGCGAACGCCGCTGTCTCGACGCTCGGGACTACGATGCGCGCGGCCGGCTCGCAGGCCGCGTTCCGCGCGGTCGATCTGGAGATGGTCGTGGCGTTCGCCGCTGCCGCTCGCGCGGCCGGTGTGGGTCGCATGGTCGCCGTCTCATCGGTCGGCGCCGATGCGGGTTCGCGCAATTTCTACCTGCGCACCAAAGGCGAGATGGAGCAGTCCCTCGAAGCCCTGGACTTCGCCCGGCTCGACATTCTCCAGCCCGGACTGCTGCGCGGCGAAAGGGCAGCCGAGCCCCGGCCTGCCGAGCGCCTCGGCACCTTGCTCAGCCCGCTGACCAATCTCCTCCTGCGCGGACGGCTCGACCGTTTCGCCGCGATCGACGCGAATATCGTGGCAGCAGCCGCCGCCTCGGCGCTACAACAAGGGCCGCCCGGCCTCTACACGCACGACAATCGCGCGATCCGGCATCTGGCCGGGCGATAG
- the argS gene encoding arginine--tRNA ligase — protein sequence MTLYARFAAHIDAILDQLEAEGQLPAGLSRKAVAVEPPRDAAHGDLATNAAMVLAKPAGSNPRAVAGLIAPKLELLDEVAGVEVAGPGFINIRLKGDVWREELGTILSDGAQYGASTMGRDQRVNVEYVSANPTGPMHMGHCRGAVVGDALASLLEYAGYKVTREYYVNDAGGQVDVLARSAHLRYREALGEDIGDIPEGLYPGDYLKPVGAKLAAEHGDRFVGKPEGEWLVLFRKEAVAAMLVMIKDDLALLGIHHDLFSSEAELQAEGKPAAAEAWLRERGFVYDGVLEAPKGETPDDWEPVELPLFRATQFGDDQDRAIRKSDGSWTYFGADLAYHFQKAQNADQLIDIWGADHAGTVKRIKAAVAALTEGKTPFDVKLVQMVRLLRGGEPVKMSKRAGNFVTLADVVNEVGKDVVRFTMLTRKADAQMDFDFAKVVEASRDNPVFYVQYAHARISSLHRRAKEEGVDISAPADLSLLDEDELSLIKLAAQLPRIVESAASAHDPHRIAFYLNDLAAAFHAQWNKGNDDPARRFLVAQNPDLTRARLELASAIGQVVRNGLAIMGVAAAEEMQ from the coding sequence TTGACCCTTTACGCACGCTTCGCCGCGCATATCGACGCCATCCTCGACCAGCTCGAAGCGGAAGGGCAACTGCCCGCCGGTCTTTCGCGCAAGGCGGTGGCGGTGGAGCCGCCGCGCGACGCCGCGCATGGCGATCTCGCGACCAATGCGGCGATGGTCCTGGCCAAGCCGGCCGGCAGCAATCCGCGCGCGGTCGCCGGCCTGATCGCGCCTAAGCTCGAACTGCTGGACGAGGTCGCAGGCGTCGAAGTCGCCGGCCCCGGCTTCATCAACATCCGGTTGAAAGGCGACGTCTGGCGGGAAGAGCTCGGCACCATCCTGTCCGACGGTGCGCAATATGGCGCCTCCACGATGGGCCGGGACCAGCGCGTCAATGTCGAATATGTCTCGGCCAACCCGACCGGTCCGATGCACATGGGCCATTGCCGCGGCGCGGTCGTCGGCGATGCGCTCGCCAGCTTGCTCGAATATGCCGGTTACAAGGTCACCCGCGAATATTATGTCAACGATGCCGGCGGCCAGGTCGACGTGCTCGCTCGCTCGGCGCACCTCCGCTACCGCGAGGCGCTGGGCGAGGATATCGGGGACATCCCGGAAGGCCTCTATCCGGGCGACTATCTGAAGCCGGTCGGCGCCAAGCTCGCGGCCGAGCATGGCGACCGCTTCGTCGGCAAGCCCGAGGGCGAATGGCTGGTGCTGTTCCGCAAGGAAGCCGTCGCGGCGATGCTGGTGATGATCAAGGACGATCTCGCCCTGCTCGGCATCCACCACGACCTGTTCTCGTCCGAGGCCGAGCTTCAGGCGGAAGGCAAGCCTGCCGCTGCCGAGGCATGGCTGCGCGAGCGCGGCTTCGTCTATGACGGCGTGCTCGAGGCGCCCAAGGGCGAGACGCCCGACGATTGGGAGCCGGTCGAGCTCCCCCTGTTCCGCGCCACCCAGTTCGGCGACGACCAGGACCGAGCGATCAGGAAGTCGGACGGCAGCTGGACCTATTTCGGGGCCGACCTCGCTTACCATTTCCAGAAGGCGCAGAATGCCGACCAGTTGATCGACATCTGGGGCGCGGATCATGCCGGCACGGTCAAGCGGATCAAGGCCGCGGTCGCGGCGCTGACCGAAGGCAAGACGCCGTTCGACGTGAAGCTGGTGCAGATGGTGCGGCTGCTGCGCGGCGGCGAGCCGGTCAAGATGTCGAAGCGCGCGGGCAATTTCGTGACGCTCGCCGACGTCGTCAACGAGGTCGGCAAGGACGTGGTGCGGTTCACGATGCTGACCCGCAAGGCCGACGCGCAGATGGACTTCGACTTCGCCAAGGTGGTCGAGGCCTCGCGCGACAACCCGGTATTCTACGTCCAATATGCCCATGCTCGCATCTCGTCGCTCCATCGCCGCGCCAAGGAAGAAGGCGTCGATATCTCGGCGCCAGCCGATCTTTCGCTGCTCGACGAGGATGAGCTGAGCCTGATCAAGCTTGCCGCCCAGCTCCCCCGCATCGTCGAGAGCGCGGCCTCGGCGCACGACCCGCACCGCATCGCTTTTTATCTCAATGACCTGGCTGCCGCGTTCCACGCCCAGTGGAACAAAGGTAACGACGATCCCGCCAGGCGTTTCCTCGTGGCACAGAATCCCGATCTGACACGGGCCCGGCTGGAATTGGCGTCGGCAATCGGGCAAGTTGTTCGCAACGGCCTGGCCATCATGGGAGTGGCCGCTGCCGAGGAGATGCAGTGA
- a CDS encoding SPOR domain-containing protein — protein MTDIRSDETTPLDDGDRLPWLEAVEEDEKAEGPSAAKLIAFVVIGLAAIGLIVGGLFWMSNRSAPGPEGEAELIAAPEGDYKVKPQDPGGMEVEGKGDTSFAASVGGEPSGAIDVNAVPEAPVQKAAPAPAPKAAAPAPAPAPVRAPAPAPAPAPAPAASAGGATIQLGAFSSQSGANNAWKALSGRFKYLAPLTYSVTPVERGGRTLYRLRASGPNAVNLCGRLRVAGETCERVN, from the coding sequence ATGACCGACATTCGCTCCGATGAAACGACGCCGCTGGACGACGGCGATCGTCTGCCCTGGCTCGAGGCCGTTGAGGAAGACGAGAAGGCCGAGGGTCCCTCCGCCGCCAAGCTGATCGCCTTTGTCGTCATCGGCCTGGCCGCGATCGGCCTGATCGTGGGCGGCCTGTTCTGGATGAGCAACCGCTCGGCGCCGGGCCCCGAAGGGGAGGCCGAACTGATCGCGGCGCCCGAGGGCGACTATAAGGTGAAGCCACAGGATCCGGGCGGCATGGAAGTCGAGGGCAAGGGCGATACCTCCTTCGCCGCGAGCGTGGGCGGCGAGCCGTCGGGCGCGATCGACGTGAACGCCGTGCCCGAAGCCCCGGTCCAGAAGGCAGCGCCGGCGCCGGCTCCGAAGGCAGCGGCTCCGGCCCCTGCGCCTGCTCCGGTTCGCGCACCCGCTCCAGCGCCCGCACCGGCCCCGGCCCCGGCGGCATCGGCCGGCGGCGCGACCATTCAGCTCGGCGCCTTTTCGAGCCAGAGCGGCGCGAACAATGCCTGGAAGGCGCTGTCCGGCCGCTTCAAATATCTTGCGCCGCTCACTTACTCGGTTACGCCCGTCGAGCGCGGCGGCCGGACGCTCTACCGCCTGCGGGCGAGCGGCCCCAATGCCGTGAACCTCTGCGGACGTCTTCGCGTTGCCGGCGAGACCTGCGAGCGCGTGAACTGA
- the nagZ gene encoding beta-N-acetylhexosaminidase, with product MQSAIYGFSGPRLTADERDFFRDANPAGYILFRRNVEDREQLRALTDELRALHGRDDVPVLIDQEGGRVARMQPPVWPAFPPGGRFADLYRVAPASAIEAMQANAQALAVMLREVGINVDCLPLLDVRQPGAHDIIGDRALGSEPMQVAALGRATIEGLRAGGVVGVVKHMPGHGRSMSDSHVELPVVNASAEELESDIEPFRTLANAPMGMTAHVVYTAWDAERPGSLSPVVIGEIIRGRIGFDGLLMSDDLGMHALSGGFDTRARGVLAAGCDLALHCSGVMDEMVAVAEGVGAMPEIARQRLARAMTTIADAADAAPFEELAAKRDSLLAYA from the coding sequence ATGCAGTCCGCTATCTATGGTTTTTCGGGCCCGCGCCTGACGGCGGATGAGCGGGATTTCTTTCGCGACGCCAATCCCGCCGGCTACATCCTGTTTCGGCGCAACGTCGAGGATCGCGAACAACTGCGGGCGCTGACCGACGAACTGCGGGCCCTCCACGGCCGCGACGACGTGCCAGTCCTAATCGACCAGGAGGGCGGCCGCGTCGCGCGGATGCAGCCCCCGGTTTGGCCCGCGTTCCCGCCGGGCGGGCGCTTCGCCGACCTCTACCGGGTCGCTCCGGCGAGCGCGATCGAGGCGATGCAGGCCAATGCGCAGGCGCTGGCCGTCATGCTGCGCGAGGTCGGGATCAACGTCGATTGCCTGCCCCTGCTCGACGTGCGCCAGCCCGGCGCCCACGACATCATCGGCGACCGCGCCCTGGGCTCGGAGCCGATGCAGGTGGCAGCACTCGGCCGCGCGACGATCGAGGGGCTGCGCGCCGGCGGCGTGGTCGGCGTCGTCAAGCATATGCCCGGCCACGGCCGCTCGATGAGCGACAGCCATGTCGAGCTTCCCGTCGTCAACGCGTCGGCCGAGGAATTGGAGAGCGACATCGAGCCGTTCCGCACGCTGGCGAACGCGCCGATGGGAATGACCGCGCACGTCGTCTACACCGCGTGGGACGCGGAACGCCCGGGCAGCCTGTCGCCGGTGGTGATCGGCGAGATCATCCGCGGCCGCATCGGCTTCGACGGTCTCCTGATGTCCGACGATCTCGGCATGCATGCGCTGAGCGGCGGATTCGACACGCGCGCCCGCGGCGTCCTCGCGGCGGGCTGCGATCTCGCCCTCCATTGCTCTGGCGTCATGGACGAGATGGTGGCGGTTGCCGAGGGCGTCGGCGCCATGCCGGAAATTGCGCGGCAGCGGCTCGCCCGGGCGATGACAACGATCGCCGACGCCGCCGATGCCGCCCCCTTTGAGGAACTCGCGGCCAAGCGCGATTCGCTGCTCGCTTACGCCTGA
- a CDS encoding glutathione S-transferase N-terminal domain-containing protein has translation MADLSQFPITRRWPAQHPDRIQLYSLPTPNGVKVSIALEEMELPYEPHMIDIGANETWTDEYLSLNPNGKIPSIIDPNGPGGKPFGLFESGAILLYLAEKSGRFLAADPALRYETIQWVFFQMAAIGPMFGQVGYFHKFAGRELEDKRPLERYVAESKRLLGVLETRLEGGTWLMGEEYSIADIATLGWVRNLNGFYEAGELVEFDRLKNVPAWLERGLARPAVQRGLEIPARPQG, from the coding sequence ATGGCCGACCTTTCCCAATTCCCGATCACGCGCCGCTGGCCGGCGCAGCATCCCGACCGGATCCAGCTTTATTCGCTGCCGACTCCCAACGGCGTGAAAGTCTCGATCGCGCTCGAGGAGATGGAGTTGCCCTACGAGCCCCACATGATCGACATCGGCGCGAACGAGACCTGGACCGACGAATATCTCTCGCTCAATCCGAACGGCAAGATCCCCTCGATCATCGATCCTAACGGTCCGGGCGGGAAGCCGTTCGGCCTGTTCGAATCCGGCGCGATCCTGCTCTATCTCGCCGAGAAGAGCGGCCGCTTCCTCGCCGCCGATCCGGCGCTGCGCTACGAGACGATACAGTGGGTCTTCTTCCAGATGGCGGCGATCGGCCCGATGTTTGGGCAGGTCGGCTATTTCCACAAGTTCGCGGGCCGCGAGCTGGAGGACAAGCGCCCGCTGGAGCGCTACGTCGCGGAATCGAAACGCCTGCTCGGCGTCCTCGAGACTAGGCTCGAGGGCGGCACCTGGCTGATGGGCGAGGAATACAGCATCGCCGACATCGCGACATTGGGCTGGGTGCGCAACCTCAACGGCTTCTACGAAGCGGGCGAGCTGGTCGAGTTCGACCGGCTGAAGAACGTCCCGGCGTGGCTCGAACGCGGCCTCGCGCGGCCGGCGGTGCAGCGCGGCCTGGAGATACCGGCCAGGCCGCAGGGGTGA
- a CDS encoding DUF2721 domain-containing protein: MTEASVSSIAHIIQLAIAPVFLLAGLGGILNVVATRLSRVVDRVRTLETRLLEDADPELEEIARKELVILDRRMGLCHWSVGLCTTSALLISLVVVILFVADLVVLNFAIPVSLLFIAAMASLTFGLLLFLLEVTIATRFVRVDEKFMMRRRAGRRH; this comes from the coding sequence ATGACCGAAGCCAGCGTATCCAGCATCGCCCATATCATCCAGCTGGCCATCGCTCCGGTCTTCCTGCTCGCCGGCCTCGGCGGCATCCTCAACGTCGTCGCGACGCGGCTGTCGCGCGTGGTGGACCGGGTGCGCACGCTCGAAACGCGCCTGCTGGAGGACGCCGATCCCGAGCTCGAAGAAATCGCCCGCAAGGAACTGGTGATCCTCGACCGCCGCATGGGGCTCTGCCACTGGTCGGTCGGGCTGTGCACGACGTCGGCCCTGCTCATATCGCTGGTCGTGGTGATCCTGTTCGTGGCCGATCTGGTCGTGCTCAACTTCGCGATCCCAGTCTCTTTGCTGTTCATCGCGGCCATGGCCAGCCTGACCTTCGGCCTGCTGCTGTTCCTGCTCGAAGTGACGATCGCCACCCGTTTCGTCCGGGTCGACGAGAAGTTCATGATGCGCCGCAGGGCCGGCCGCCGGCACTAG
- a CDS encoding PA2169 family four-helix-bundle protein translates to MLDTDKNRHDISVLNSLIATTLDSVDGYRRSADEATDHRFASEFRASAQEREQVVRALQQEVRRLGGDPEDDGSVLAAAHRMFLTLRDRVTGSDDKSVLDEVDRGETYLDEKWHAALNDDKLSPEVRAVISSHHQSVHSGRQKWEAINRSMETSGSEY, encoded by the coding sequence ATGCTCGATACCGACAAGAACCGGCACGACATCAGCGTGCTCAACAGCCTGATCGCCACCACCCTCGACAGCGTCGATGGCTATCGCCGTTCCGCCGATGAGGCCACCGATCATCGCTTCGCTTCCGAATTCCGCGCCAGCGCCCAGGAACGCGAGCAGGTCGTGCGCGCGCTCCAGCAGGAAGTCCGCCGGCTCGGCGGTGATCCCGAGGACGACGGCAGCGTGCTCGCCGCCGCGCATCGCATGTTCCTGACGCTCCGTGATCGCGTCACCGGCAGCGACGACAAGTCGGTGCTCGACGAGGTCGATCGCGGCGAAACCTATCTCGACGAAAAATGGCACGCGGCGCTCAACGACGACAAGCTGTCGCCCGAAGTGCGCGCCGTGATCAGCAGCCATCATCAGTCGGTCCATTCGGGCCGCCAGAAATGGGAAGCGATCAACCGCAGCATGGAAACGAGCGGTTCGGAATATTGA
- a CDS encoding glycine zipper 2TM domain-containing protein yields the protein MRKVTLALAAASLVMPTMVVSTPAMARDGYYKGKTWRGSDGRVYCKKKNGTTGLIVGGAAGALAGRAIDTRGERATGTILGAAAGALIGREVDRNSGSRRCR from the coding sequence ATGCGTAAAGTCACCCTCGCCCTCGCCGCTGCGTCCCTCGTGATGCCCACAATGGTGGTCTCCACGCCTGCGATGGCCCGCGACGGCTATTACAAGGGCAAGACCTGGCGCGGCAGCGACGGGCGCGTCTATTGCAAGAAGAAGAACGGCACGACCGGCCTGATCGTCGGCGGTGCAGCCGGCGCCCTCGCCGGCCGGGCGATCGACACCCGCGGCGAGCGCGCCACCGGTACCATCCTCGGCGCCGCCGCAGGCGCGCTGATCGGCCGCGAGGTCGACCGCAACAGCGGCAGCCGTCGCTGCCGCTAA
- a CDS encoding ligase-associated DNA damage response DEXH box helicase — MTEPGALPPVITQWFAAKGWAPRRHQMEMLVAARAGRNALLVAPTGAGKTLAGFLASLADLVEAPVDTLHTLYVSPLKALAVDVQRNLLTPIEEMGLDIRVETRTGDTPADRKARQRVRPPQMLLTTPESLSLLLSHEDSRFLFANLKTIVVDEVHAFANGKRGDLLNLAMARLQTLAPALRRVALSATVSDPEAYQGWLAPHADIETVDLVVGDPGADADIAILLPEDERIPWSGHSGRWAAQQVMKEIEAHKTTLVFCNTRSLAELIFQDLWTVNDQHLPIGVHHGSLSLEARRKVENAMAEGRLRGLVCTASLDLGVDWGNVDLVIQMGAPKGSSRLLQRIGRANHRLDEPSEAILVPGNRFEYLEARAALDAIENRELDPEIFRPGTLDVLAQHVMAAACAAPFHEDEMLAEIRSAAPYAGLTEELFRSVLAYIENGGYSLRAYDRFKRLTRDPDGTWRVSHPRFIQQHRMNAGIIVDAPLLDVRFRNGRRLGTVEEGFGATLSPGDTFYFAGLVLEVEKIDGTDLMVKASSKSARIPTYMGARMAMSTNLADRVRHFLHDREQWPRFPDDVRDWLQVQAYRSALPAPDELLVETFPHEGRHYMVAYSFEGWNAHQSLGMLITKRMEKAGLKPLGFVSNDYALACYGLEPITDPAALFSADILEQEFVEWVEGSSLLKRAFREVAVIGGLVERHHPGKRKSGRQVTFSTDLIYDVLRRYEPDHLLLKAAWDDARTRMTDVGRLARLLDRAADTMLHVMLERVSPMAVPVLVIVGRERTATGSVDDSLLLEAGALAEVAMRID, encoded by the coding sequence ATGACGGAGCCGGGCGCGCTTCCCCCCGTCATCACGCAATGGTTCGCGGCCAAGGGGTGGGCGCCGCGCCGTCACCAAATGGAGATGCTGGTCGCCGCCCGTGCCGGGCGTAACGCCTTGCTGGTCGCGCCCACCGGCGCCGGCAAGACTTTGGCCGGCTTCCTCGCTTCGCTGGCCGATCTGGTCGAGGCGCCGGTCGACACACTCCACACGCTCTACGTCTCGCCGCTCAAGGCGCTGGCGGTGGACGTGCAGCGCAATCTGTTGACGCCGATCGAGGAGATGGGCCTCGACATCCGCGTCGAGACCCGCACCGGCGATACGCCCGCCGACCGCAAGGCGCGGCAGCGCGTGCGGCCGCCGCAGATGCTGCTCACGACGCCGGAATCGCTGAGCCTGCTGCTGAGCCACGAGGACAGCCGCTTCCTGTTCGCCAACCTCAAGACGATCGTCGTCGACGAGGTCCACGCCTTCGCCAACGGCAAGCGGGGCGACCTGCTCAACCTCGCCATGGCGCGGCTGCAGACGCTGGCCCCTGCCCTGCGCCGCGTCGCGCTCTCGGCCACCGTATCCGATCCCGAAGCCTATCAGGGCTGGCTCGCGCCGCACGCCGATATCGAGACAGTCGATCTCGTCGTCGGCGACCCCGGGGCCGACGCCGACATCGCCATCCTGCTGCCCGAGGACGAGCGCATCCCCTGGTCCGGCCATAGCGGCCGCTGGGCGGCGCAGCAGGTGATGAAGGAGATCGAGGCGCACAAGACCACTTTGGTGTTCTGCAACACGCGCAGCCTCGCCGAACTCATCTTCCAGGATCTGTGGACGGTGAACGACCAGCATCTGCCGATCGGCGTCCACCACGGCTCGCTCTCGCTCGAGGCGCGACGCAAGGTCGAGAATGCGATGGCCGAGGGCCGCCTGCGCGGCCTGGTCTGCACCGCCAGCCTCGATCTCGGAGTCGACTGGGGCAATGTCGACCTCGTCATCCAGATGGGCGCGCCCAAGGGCTCGTCGCGCCTGCTGCAGCGCATCGGCCGCGCCAACCACCGGCTCGACGAGCCGAGCGAGGCGATCCTCGTCCCCGGCAACCGCTTCGAATATCTCGAGGCGCGCGCGGCGCTGGACGCGATCGAGAACCGGGAGCTCGACCCCGAGATCTTCCGCCCCGGCACGCTCGACGTGCTGGCCCAGCACGTCATGGCCGCCGCCTGCGCCGCCCCGTTCCACGAGGACGAGATGCTGGCCGAGATACGCTCCGCCGCGCCTTATGCCGGCCTCACCGAGGAGCTGTTCCGCAGCGTCCTCGCCTACATCGAGAATGGCGGCTACAGCCTGCGCGCCTATGACCGGTTCAAGCGACTGACGCGCGATCCGGACGGCACGTGGCGCGTCTCGCACCCGCGCTTCATCCAGCAGCACCGGATGAATGCCGGCATCATCGTCGACGCGCCCTTGCTCGACGTCCGCTTCCGCAACGGCCGCCGGCTCGGCACGGTCGAGGAAGGCTTCGGTGCGACGCTCAGCCCCGGCGACACCTTCTATTTCGCCGGGCTGGTGCTGGAGGTCGAGAAGATCGACGGCACCGATCTGATGGTGAAGGCGAGCAGCAAATCGGCCCGCATCCCGACCTATATGGGCGCGCGCATGGCGATGAGCACCAACCTCGCCGACCGCGTCCGCCACTTCCTCCACGACCGCGAGCAATGGCCGCGCTTCCCGGACGACGTGCGCGACTGGCTCCAGGTCCAGGCTTATCGCTCCGCATTGCCCGCGCCGGACGAACTGCTGGTTGAGACCTTCCCGCACGAAGGCCGGCATTACATGGTCGCCTACAGCTTCGAGGGCTGGAACGCGCACCAGTCGCTCGGCATGCTGATCACCAAGCGCATGGAGAAGGCCGGGCTGAAGCCGCTCGGCTTCGTCTCCAACGATTACGCCCTCGCCTGCTACGGGCTCGAGCCGATCACCGATCCGGCCGCGCTCTTCTCCGCCGACATCCTCGAGCAGGAATTCGTCGAATGGGTCGAAGGATCGAGCCTGTTGAAGCGCGCCTTCCGCGAGGTGGCGGTGATCGGCGGCCTCGTCGAGCGCCACCATCCCGGCAAGCGCAAGTCCGGCCGTCAGGTCACCTTTTCGACCGACCTCATCTACGACGTGCTGCGCCGATACGAGCCCGACCATTTGCTGCTGAAAGCCGCCTGGGATGATGCCCGCACGCGCATGACCGACGTCGGCCGCCTCGCCCGCCTTCTCGACCGCGCCGCCGACACGATGCTGCACGTCATGCTCGAACGCGTGTCGCCGATGGCGGTCCCCGTCCTCGTCATCGTCGGCCGCGAGCGCACCGCCACCGGCAGTGTCGACGACAGCCTGCTGCTCGAGGCCGGGGCGCTGGCCGAAGTGGCGATGCGCATCGACTAG
- a CDS encoding ligase-associated DNA damage response exonuclease, producing MARLGSWIEPFPEGIYVKPADAWVDPSQPKARALVTHGHADHARGGHETVWATPETLAIMECRYGPQNGRPVAYGESMQMGPVTVSYVPAGHVLGSAQIVLEHAGERVVVSGDYKRRPDPTCAPFEPVPCDIFITEATFGLPVFRHPDTGSEMDRLLARLHANPERCVLVGAYALGKAQRVITELRGRGHHDPIYMHGALQRLCDLYEEHGVALGDIRPATEAKKDELRGRIVLAPPGALNDRWSRRLPDPITAMASGWMRVRQRARQRNVELPLIISDHADWDELTETLREVAPQEVWVTHGREEALIHWCRMHQIRARELNLVGYEDEDD from the coding sequence ATGGCCCGTCTCGGTTCCTGGATCGAGCCTTTTCCCGAAGGCATTTATGTGAAGCCGGCCGATGCGTGGGTCGATCCTTCGCAGCCCAAGGCGCGTGCGCTCGTCACCCACGGCCATGCCGATCACGCCCGCGGCGGGCATGAGACGGTATGGGCGACCCCCGAGACGCTGGCGATCATGGAGTGCCGCTACGGGCCGCAGAACGGCCGCCCCGTCGCTTATGGCGAATCCATGCAGATGGGTCCGGTGACGGTGAGTTACGTGCCCGCCGGCCATGTGCTCGGCTCGGCCCAGATCGTGCTGGAACACGCCGGGGAGCGCGTCGTCGTCTCGGGCGACTATAAAAGGCGACCCGATCCGACCTGCGCGCCGTTCGAGCCGGTGCCGTGTGACATCTTCATCACCGAGGCGACCTTCGGCCTGCCCGTCTTCCGCCATCCCGACACCGGCAGCGAAATGGACCGGCTGCTCGCGCGCCTCCACGCCAATCCCGAAAGGTGCGTGCTGGTCGGCGCCTATGCGCTCGGCAAGGCGCAAAGGGTCATCACCGAGTTGCGCGGCCGCGGCCACCACGATCCGATCTACATGCACGGCGCGCTGCAGCGGCTGTGCGATCTCTACGAGGAGCATGGCGTCGCGCTCGGCGACATCCGGCCCGCGACCGAGGCGAAGAAGGACGAATTGCGCGGCAGGATCGTGCTGGCCCCGCCCGGCGCGCTCAACGACCGCTGGTCGCGGCGCCTGCCCGATCCGATCACGGCGATGGCGTCGGGCTGGATGCGGGTCCGTCAGCGCGCCCGCCAGCGCAATGTCGAGCTGCCGCTGATCATCTCCGACCATGCAGATTGGGACGAACTCACCGAGACTTTGCGCGAGGTGGCGCCGCAGGAAGTGTGGGTCACCCATGGCCGCGAGGAGGCGCTGATCCACTGGTGCCGGATGCACCAGATAAGGGCCCGCGAGCTCAACCTCGTCGGCTACGAGGACGAGGACGACTGA